Proteins encoded by one window of Blastopirellula marina:
- a CDS encoding squalene--hopene cyclase has product MSFSRILLLSTLLTLSAACGSHAWAEGEWEVTPESTQALERGLNWLAQNQGPNGDWESDDLGLIGMGALAFMADGHAPGRGKYGQPLDRAINKILSSPRPSGLLNVADPQRDMYNHGLTTFVLGQAHGMTHDSRINPVLDRALKLIAFTQAEDGGWDYRAVRRDNGHDLSLAVMQAKALRSAMDTGIEVAPEVVDLAIGSVREHYSPEGVSRDASEAEQQKYPGQFTYTRHGGKASLAMAAAGVVCLQEFGQYDDWRIAKNMEVIHSEIAKLKEKKNKNNGHLPFDAYTLYYVGQALYQTGGEDWKRSYPALRDAVIESQFNRPEDLRYHGMWHAGAHVNNMPGDLYGTAVGCFILAMPNRYLPILQEGRIESFQQDANR; this is encoded by the coding sequence ATGTCCTTTTCCCGAATTTTGCTCTTATCAACCCTCCTGACGCTTAGTGCAGCCTGCGGTTCGCACGCCTGGGCAGAAGGCGAGTGGGAAGTAACGCCGGAAAGCACCCAGGCGCTCGAGCGCGGCCTGAACTGGCTGGCCCAAAACCAGGGCCCCAATGGAGACTGGGAATCGGACGATCTCGGCCTGATTGGGATGGGCGCGTTGGCATTCATGGCCGATGGTCATGCTCCCGGGCGCGGCAAGTATGGACAACCACTTGACCGGGCCATCAACAAAATTCTTTCCAGCCCACGTCCTTCCGGGCTGCTGAACGTCGCCGATCCGCAGCGCGACATGTACAACCATGGACTCACCACGTTTGTCCTGGGGCAAGCCCACGGAATGACCCACGATTCGCGGATCAACCCCGTTCTGGACCGCGCTCTGAAGTTAATCGCTTTCACCCAGGCCGAAGATGGTGGGTGGGACTATCGCGCCGTCCGCAGAGACAATGGTCACGACCTGAGCCTGGCGGTGATGCAAGCCAAGGCCCTGCGTAGCGCCATGGATACCGGCATTGAAGTCGCTCCTGAAGTGGTCGACCTGGCTATCGGCAGTGTCCGCGAGCATTACAGCCCCGAAGGCGTCTCTCGTGACGCTTCGGAAGCGGAACAACAGAAGTACCCTGGGCAGTTCACCTACACGCGACATGGCGGGAAGGCTTCGCTGGCAATGGCTGCGGCAGGGGTCGTCTGTTTGCAGGAATTCGGTCAGTACGACGACTGGCGAATTGCCAAGAATATGGAAGTCATTCACTCCGAAATCGCCAAGTTGAAAGAAAAGAAGAACAAAAACAACGGACACCTGCCTTTCGATGCCTACACACTGTACTACGTGGGACAAGCGTTGTACCAAACCGGTGGCGAAGACTGGAAGCGTTCCTATCCGGCTCTTCGCGATGCCGTCATCGAATCGCAGTTCAATCGACCGGAAGATCTGCGGTATCATGGAATGTGGCACGCCGGCGCTCACGTCAACAACATGCCAGGCGACCTCTATGGCACGGCAGTTGGGTGCTTTATCTTGGCGATGCCCAATCGTTATTTGCCCATCCTGCAAGAAGGGCGAATTGAGTCGTTCCAACAAGACGCCAACCGTTAA
- a CDS encoding BatA domain-containing protein, with protein sequence MFPYFVASGFAIAGVMMMAGPALIHLMNRNRYRTVHWAAMDFLLEAMQSNRRLLRIRDLLLMALRALALLLFGLALARPYFTSTDSALPGTSKPPHAILVLDNSMSNSIESISGSAFETSRQQAKQFLEKLPSSSQISVISLCGAQSRRITDPFTSRTDAADAIDKIVATDGPGELTHALNQARRLAEQTPSLSPYVVIFGDQQASQWQRLARGNPPEEEMPVILVGTDANTPNNAWVEEFGLPDGMAEVGMPTRIVARVRYQGDEPRSNVAITFKVRDNEVETKFADFPEGDSVQTLAFDYVFDAMEVDPSRMSSIPLTVSIAGDALPADDSRSLVVPLVASTPVVFIDQWSDSEESPALGRLGETWVLRQLLCPQTESNREEQHLIRAIHLSQREAEGEPLRAALREARLAVVAGIESPSVELVSMLRSYVEQGGQLAIAAGGDFDPRAWNDVAWQGGHGILPKPLDPSAVGQSLSEFSDDLLPFRISGKGLLDHSYFRLADLEETQLIDLYTDALFFKTVVPTNEEEASAASNATSTLPPLDEKWLSWTPPVSTIERPSDDSKRSDTSIPATTIAQFDNGIEFVVERHVGSGRIVFFSSGISSEWSTLPSTNAVLIFDRVLRNQLASTFQRYNFAVGETALLPLPPGVGDSNIQLIAPDSGIVSSVSPRFLNEETRGVLIDNLDSAGIYWLSDRAQNDTSDDAPDGRSQFRIPISGTPTAWESQLARLDPDQFAALNLPPQYRWQDSDQLIGGSGLPMSGHSWWQWLIALVIVLLIVEMTVAAMPSWLAWIVDRHSGTQSAPAASS encoded by the coding sequence ATGTTCCCATACTTCGTAGCTTCTGGATTCGCGATTGCCGGCGTCATGATGATGGCCGGACCGGCGCTGATTCACTTGATGAATCGGAATCGCTATCGCACCGTCCACTGGGCCGCGATGGACTTCTTGCTCGAAGCGATGCAGTCGAATCGGCGGCTACTGCGCATTCGCGATCTCTTGCTGATGGCACTACGAGCCCTGGCTTTACTACTTTTTGGTCTGGCTTTGGCTCGCCCTTATTTCACCAGTACCGATTCCGCACTTCCCGGCACCTCGAAACCACCCCATGCAATTCTCGTGCTCGATAACAGCATGAGCAATTCGATCGAATCGATCTCTGGTTCCGCGTTTGAAACGTCGCGTCAGCAGGCCAAGCAGTTCCTGGAGAAGCTGCCGTCGTCCAGCCAGATCTCGGTGATCTCCTTGTGCGGGGCTCAGTCGCGGCGTATTACCGATCCGTTCACTTCCCGCACCGATGCCGCCGATGCGATTGACAAAATCGTCGCGACTGATGGCCCCGGTGAATTGACGCACGCACTCAATCAGGCACGTCGCCTGGCCGAGCAGACCCCGTCCCTTTCCCCCTACGTGGTTATCTTTGGCGATCAACAGGCATCGCAGTGGCAGCGTCTGGCACGCGGCAATCCGCCAGAGGAAGAGATGCCGGTGATTCTAGTCGGCACCGATGCCAACACGCCGAACAATGCCTGGGTGGAAGAATTCGGCTTGCCCGATGGCATGGCCGAAGTTGGCATGCCGACTCGTATCGTGGCCCGCGTTCGCTACCAAGGGGATGAACCTCGCTCGAATGTGGCCATCACGTTCAAGGTTCGCGACAACGAAGTCGAGACCAAGTTCGCGGACTTCCCCGAAGGAGATTCCGTACAGACGTTGGCGTTCGACTACGTCTTCGACGCAATGGAGGTCGATCCGAGCCGCATGTCGTCGATCCCTCTGACCGTATCAATCGCCGGAGACGCACTGCCGGCGGATGATTCGCGTTCACTTGTGGTACCGCTGGTCGCTTCGACACCGGTCGTCTTCATCGATCAGTGGAGCGACAGCGAAGAGTCCCCTGCCCTGGGCAGACTGGGCGAGACCTGGGTCTTGCGGCAGCTGTTGTGCCCGCAAACCGAGTCGAACCGAGAAGAACAACATTTGATCCGAGCGATTCATCTCTCGCAGCGTGAAGCCGAAGGGGAACCCCTGCGAGCCGCGCTGCGAGAAGCACGCCTGGCTGTGGTGGCCGGCATCGAATCACCTTCGGTCGAACTGGTCAGCATGCTCCGTTCGTACGTCGAACAAGGGGGCCAACTGGCGATTGCCGCGGGGGGAGATTTTGATCCACGCGCGTGGAACGACGTGGCCTGGCAAGGGGGTCATGGCATCCTTCCTAAGCCGCTCGATCCATCCGCCGTCGGCCAGAGCCTAAGCGAGTTTTCCGACGACCTGCTGCCCTTCCGAATCTCAGGCAAAGGCCTGCTCGACCATTCCTACTTTCGCCTGGCCGATCTGGAAGAGACGCAACTGATCGATCTCTACACCGATGCCCTCTTCTTCAAAACGGTCGTGCCGACCAACGAAGAGGAGGCCTCGGCAGCGAGCAATGCCACCAGCACTCTACCCCCACTCGACGAGAAATGGCTATCGTGGACGCCGCCAGTCTCGACGATCGAGCGTCCCAGCGATGACTCCAAACGTTCGGACACGAGCATTCCAGCCACGACAATCGCCCAGTTTGATAACGGGATCGAGTTCGTCGTCGAACGCCACGTCGGCTCGGGGCGGATTGTTTTCTTCAGCTCGGGTATCAGCTCTGAATGGTCGACCTTGCCCAGCACCAACGCAGTGCTGATCTTCGATCGTGTTTTGCGCAATCAACTCGCGTCGACCTTTCAGCGATACAACTTCGCTGTGGGAGAAACAGCATTACTTCCCCTTCCTCCTGGCGTGGGTGACTCCAACATTCAACTGATCGCGCCGGATAGTGGTATCGTCAGTTCGGTTTCTCCTCGCTTTCTTAATGAGGAAACGCGAGGCGTGCTGATCGACAACCTCGATTCAGCTGGCATCTACTGGCTGTCAGACCGAGCCCAAAATGATACCTCTGACGACGCGCCGGACGGACGTTCGCAGTTCCGCATTCCCATTAGCGGCACTCCCACAGCGTGGGAGTCGCAATTGGCGCGGCTCGATCCCGATCAGTTCGCCGCCCTGAACTTGCCTCCCCAATATCGCTGGCAGGATAGCGATCAATTGATCGGTGGTAGCGGTCTACCAATGTCGGGCCATTCGTGGTGGCAGTGGTTGATCGCGCTGGTGATTGTTTTACTCATTGTCGAAATGACCGTGGCGGCGATGCCGTCGTGGTTGGCCTGGATTGTCGATCGACATTCCGGCACGCAATCGGCCCCTGCGGCCTCATCGTGA
- a CDS encoding DUF4175 family protein, with the protein MSTSKLGSLKTQLRRLRDARDRVRVGLMLTSSFFWIAGTLLLWFVLDYGLNLSPLHRGLMMLVTVPVLAYGLSQALTALRGWGASIIDTAISVEHAHGIDGDLVAAIQFEQGQAIGSTELQAAVVDYVAELKDEIDIFEGFDSRRISSRYFTVGLLLLLFAATCAFAPRHVSAFFQRLTLAHVNYPTKTLITVISVNGQEIDLSDPTKPIPVGYGSGLELTIACQGVLPKTCRLALEDEKGESTSATLKPTDEDSGEYIYSIPRLIQPIQYQVYAGDAVSPVLNIEIITLPALKVELAATPPDYAKNIQFANSSSSTHMAVLAGSDVSLKVVADRELDAPELTLLRGASQSVSTLSPIADVENTWQLDQQQASLSNIQETVTYQLNAVDKYGLSPASPIRGTIRVVPDRIPSASLQTIHHIVLATASPVIRYRASDDFGLANLSFQLKIHHGQMDPRVVEVPLKSFAVNQAPQTSLEGEFSLDLSPWSLEVGDRVEVTLVATDFRDNAAEMPGQSDPINLEIGDESTVLAAIAEADKQSEQMLSELIQQQLGLGETQ; encoded by the coding sequence ATGAGCACTTCGAAACTTGGCAGTCTGAAAACGCAACTACGTCGGTTGAGAGATGCCCGCGACCGGGTACGAGTTGGTCTGATGCTGACGTCCTCGTTCTTCTGGATCGCTGGCACGCTGCTATTGTGGTTTGTGCTGGACTATGGACTAAATCTAAGCCCGCTGCACCGCGGGCTGATGATGCTGGTTACCGTACCGGTTCTAGCCTATGGATTGAGCCAGGCTCTGACGGCGCTACGCGGATGGGGAGCATCAATCATCGACACCGCGATCTCTGTCGAACATGCCCATGGTATCGATGGGGACCTGGTTGCCGCCATTCAATTTGAGCAAGGTCAGGCGATCGGATCGACGGAACTGCAAGCCGCCGTGGTCGACTATGTCGCCGAGTTGAAGGACGAGATCGATATCTTCGAAGGATTCGATTCCCGCCGTATTTCCAGCCGCTACTTCACAGTCGGCCTGCTCCTATTACTGTTCGCGGCGACCTGTGCATTCGCCCCACGTCACGTGTCGGCATTCTTCCAGCGGTTGACACTTGCCCACGTGAACTATCCCACGAAAACCTTGATCACCGTGATTTCGGTCAATGGCCAAGAGATTGACTTGAGCGATCCCACCAAGCCGATCCCCGTCGGCTACGGAAGCGGGCTCGAACTAACCATCGCCTGCCAAGGAGTGCTTCCCAAGACATGCCGCCTGGCGTTAGAAGACGAAAAGGGTGAGTCAACTTCGGCTACTCTGAAGCCCACCGATGAAGACAGTGGTGAGTACATCTACTCGATCCCGCGTCTGATTCAACCGATTCAGTACCAGGTATACGCCGGCGATGCGGTCAGCCCGGTGCTGAATATCGAGATCATTACCTTGCCCGCCCTCAAGGTCGAACTCGCGGCGACACCTCCTGATTACGCTAAGAACATTCAGTTTGCCAATAGTTCTTCGTCGACGCACATGGCCGTTTTGGCTGGAAGTGACGTATCGTTGAAAGTCGTTGCCGATCGCGAACTGGATGCCCCCGAACTCACGCTATTGCGAGGTGCTTCGCAGTCGGTCAGCACGTTATCGCCGATCGCGGATGTAGAGAACACCTGGCAACTCGACCAGCAGCAGGCCTCGCTCAGCAACATTCAGGAAACAGTCACCTACCAGCTAAATGCAGTCGACAAGTACGGCCTATCCCCCGCATCCCCGATCCGCGGAACGATTCGCGTCGTTCCTGATCGGATTCCCAGTGCGTCGCTGCAAACGATTCACCATATTGTTCTGGCAACTGCCTCGCCAGTGATTCGTTACCGGGCATCAGACGACTTCGGCCTGGCGAACCTTTCCTTTCAATTAAAGATTCATCACGGCCAGATGGATCCCCGTGTGGTCGAAGTTCCTCTGAAGTCGTTTGCTGTGAATCAAGCACCGCAGACCTCGCTGGAAGGGGAGTTCTCACTTGATCTTTCCCCTTGGTCACTGGAAGTGGGAGATCGGGTCGAAGTAACGCTTGTGGCCACCGACTTCCGCGACAATGCCGCGGAGATGCCGGGACAAAGCGATCCGATTAATCTAGAGATTGGTGACGAGAGCACGGTTTTGGCTGCCATCGCGGAAGCCGACAAGCAATCGGAACAAATGCTGAGCGAGTTGATCCAACAGCAATTAGGCTTGGGAGAAACCCAATGA
- a CDS encoding AAA family ATPase: protein MASDPISQSDVAAVQECENAYGKLRDELAKVIVGQSEVIEQVLVAMFARGHALLEGVPGLAKTLLVSSLAESLHLSFKRIQFTPDLMPSDITGTEIIQEDLETKKRRYEFLEGPIFANLILADEINRTPPKTQAAMLEAMQERQVSAGGTIRKLPSPFFVLATQNPLEQEGTYPMPEAQLDRFLLHIRVDYPSGAEEWEIARRVTSGAQEQISSCMSGEQIVQFQDLVKRVPVSDQVLGYAWALIRATRPGSPEAPSFVNQWVAWGAGPRGLLTLVTAAKARAILYGRYHASISDVQAMVKPALRHRLAANYSAQANGYTSDKLIEMLLEEVSSEKTYACPAA from the coding sequence ATGGCATCCGATCCGATTTCCCAAAGTGACGTCGCCGCCGTCCAAGAATGCGAAAACGCCTACGGCAAGCTTCGCGACGAATTGGCCAAGGTGATCGTCGGTCAGTCCGAAGTGATCGAACAGGTACTCGTTGCGATGTTCGCTCGCGGTCATGCACTGCTGGAAGGGGTGCCGGGGCTGGCCAAAACGCTGCTGGTCAGTTCGCTGGCCGAGTCACTGCACCTGAGCTTCAAGCGAATTCAGTTCACGCCTGACCTGATGCCCAGTGATATCACCGGGACCGAGATCATTCAGGAAGACCTGGAGACCAAGAAGCGTCGCTACGAATTTCTGGAAGGTCCGATCTTTGCCAACCTGATTCTGGCGGACGAAATCAACCGTACGCCTCCTAAGACTCAGGCCGCCATGCTCGAAGCGATGCAGGAACGCCAGGTAAGTGCCGGCGGTACGATTCGCAAACTGCCCAGTCCCTTCTTCGTGCTGGCCACTCAAAACCCGCTGGAACAGGAAGGTACCTACCCTATGCCGGAAGCTCAGCTCGACCGCTTCCTGCTACACATTCGCGTCGATTACCCCAGCGGCGCTGAAGAATGGGAAATCGCTCGCCGCGTGACCTCCGGTGCCCAGGAACAGATTTCTTCTTGCATGAGTGGCGAGCAGATCGTTCAGTTCCAGGATCTCGTGAAGCGAGTTCCAGTGAGCGATCAAGTGCTTGGTTATGCCTGGGCCCTGATTCGCGCGACACGTCCAGGCTCGCCCGAAGCTCCTTCGTTCGTTAATCAATGGGTTGCCTGGGGTGCCGGACCGCGTGGTCTTTTGACTTTGGTAACGGCCGCGAAAGCACGAGCCATTTTGTATGGACGTTACCACGCGAGCATCAGCGACGTACAAGCGATGGTCAAACCGGCGCTACGTCATCGCCTGGCAGCAAACTATTCGGCCCAGGCCAACGGCTATACCAGCGACAAGCTGATTGAAATGCTGTTGGAAGAAGTTTCGTCCGAGAAGACTTACGCCTGCCCGGCAGCTTAA
- a CDS encoding DUF58 domain-containing protein — protein sequence MNSGVLSRYLDYEFLRQLSGRSLEPRGLVSGNLAGAHKSPSSGFAVEFSGHREYVPGDDPKHIDWRVFFTRDKYFIKQYEMETNFVCHLMLDISKSMRYGEEASQKMLFASRLAVSLAQSIVRQGDKVSFTTFDTKIRGHIPASNALPQIIRMSQHLDETEADDTTDLHACLSEFSQRMARREIVMIFSDFFGDLQTLENAIQRIRFNKHDVVLVQVIHDHELNFNLEGMTRFVGLEIDAQRIAQPADIRSAYLKAVSRFNAELADIATRNNCDHVLACTKDNPGAIFWEYLNQRSLQNRRI from the coding sequence GTGAATAGCGGCGTTTTATCCCGATATCTCGACTACGAGTTTCTCCGCCAACTCTCTGGGCGTTCTTTGGAACCTCGGGGACTGGTCAGCGGAAACCTGGCCGGTGCGCACAAGTCACCGTCGTCCGGGTTCGCAGTCGAGTTTTCGGGGCACCGCGAATACGTCCCTGGCGACGATCCGAAGCACATCGACTGGCGAGTCTTCTTCACGCGTGACAAGTACTTCATCAAGCAATATGAGATGGAGACGAACTTCGTCTGCCATTTGATGCTCGATATCAGCAAGTCGATGCGATACGGCGAAGAGGCTTCCCAGAAAATGCTCTTCGCTTCGCGGTTGGCGGTCAGCTTGGCCCAGAGTATCGTTCGCCAGGGGGACAAGGTTTCGTTTACCACGTTCGATACGAAGATTCGCGGGCACATTCCTGCCAGCAATGCCCTGCCCCAGATCATTCGCATGTCGCAGCATCTCGACGAAACAGAAGCTGACGATACCACCGATTTGCATGCCTGCCTGTCCGAGTTCAGCCAGCGCATGGCACGCCGCGAGATCGTCATGATCTTCAGCGATTTCTTTGGCGACCTGCAAACGCTAGAGAATGCAATCCAGCGGATCCGCTTCAATAAGCATGATGTCGTTCTGGTTCAGGTGATTCACGATCACGAGTTGAATTTCAACCTGGAAGGCATGACCCGTTTCGTGGGGTTGGAAATCGATGCCCAGCGAATCGCCCAGCCAGCAGACATTCGTTCGGCCTACCTGAAAGCGGTCAGTCGCTTCAATGCCGAGCTTGCGGACATTGCTACCCGTAACAACTGCGATCATGTCCTAGCCTGCACCAAAGACAATCCAGGAGCCATTTTCTGGGAATACCTCAACCAGCGAAGCCTCCAGAACCGTCGCATCTAG
- a CDS encoding helix-turn-helix domain-containing protein — protein MKFSFRLAELLNHSPDPKKRPGTIKAICDFTGLDRHQVSSLLKNEAKYIPLSALAQVCDFLIKHGYAEANQLPGALFAVEPENFWELLARRKRVEMCLGIRADENWAEGAWVVASDTILQGQLLTGISTLGGTAKYRQQDLSRDMVSLSGDGYLMRDTPIPQPEDLFQTLVWAPGQADDEEVHRRGHEVYSSFQAVDGDKALISLGSIRSNPVIELGLASAFNTEPFISQDEVEDPSQRAIPIYLRHREKNAQFPGSCCGGDQLSKSYAPETPGFYYEKEDGSWGCCKWDETTYEPAYLIYVYHESQGRLEMMLGGYSGRGTRLLAKTLSSRPEEFWPPVYTGNGTQIGAYVIQYELKKQKKARSVLVADYSATTKIIPIDPKAIQRRLTV, from the coding sequence ATGAAATTCTCATTTCGCCTTGCAGAATTGCTGAATCACTCGCCAGATCCTAAGAAACGTCCTGGCACCATTAAAGCGATCTGCGACTTCACCGGTTTGGATCGCCACCAAGTTTCTTCTCTGCTAAAGAACGAAGCGAAGTACATCCCACTTTCGGCACTCGCCCAAGTGTGTGACTTCCTGATCAAACACGGCTACGCCGAAGCAAACCAATTGCCAGGGGCACTGTTCGCTGTCGAGCCAGAGAACTTCTGGGAACTCTTGGCTCGCCGCAAGCGTGTGGAGATGTGCCTTGGCATTCGTGCCGACGAAAATTGGGCCGAAGGTGCCTGGGTGGTTGCTTCCGATACGATACTGCAAGGTCAGCTGCTCACCGGCATTTCCACGCTGGGTGGTACTGCCAAGTACCGTCAGCAAGATCTTTCGCGCGATATGGTCTCGCTTAGCGGCGACGGCTACTTGATGCGTGACACCCCGATTCCGCAACCGGAAGACCTTTTCCAGACACTCGTCTGGGCACCGGGGCAGGCAGACGATGAAGAAGTACATCGTCGCGGTCACGAAGTCTATTCCAGCTTCCAGGCCGTCGATGGCGACAAGGCGTTGATCAGCCTTGGTAGTATTCGCAGCAATCCAGTAATCGAACTGGGACTTGCCAGCGCGTTCAATACGGAACCGTTCATCAGCCAGGACGAAGTCGAAGATCCGAGCCAACGGGCTATTCCGATCTATCTACGTCACCGCGAAAAGAACGCTCAGTTCCCTGGTTCCTGCTGCGGCGGCGACCAGTTATCCAAGAGCTACGCTCCGGAAACGCCAGGCTTCTATTACGAAAAAGAAGACGGCAGTTGGGGCTGCTGCAAGTGGGACGAGACGACCTACGAGCCAGCCTACCTGATCTACGTCTATCACGAGTCGCAGGGGCGTTTGGAAATGATGCTTGGCGGTTACTCAGGACGTGGAACCCGACTGCTTGCCAAGACACTCTCGAGCCGACCGGAAGAGTTCTGGCCACCTGTTTACACCGGCAACGGCACGCAGATCGGTGCCTATGTGATTCAGTACGAACTGAAGAAGCAGAAGAAGGCTCGCAGCGTCCTGGTTGCTGATTACTCGGCCACGACGAAGATCATTCCGATCGACCCGAAGGCTATTCAGCGACGCCTGACCGTCTAA
- a CDS encoding DUF1080 domain-containing protein, translating to MQIRLLSLAIAAVLTTLGMTHLRAEEPVTKAFVNGEGPGWVALGKDDFTKVNSEDDTWTFHENGLIECTGKPVSVTRSVKEYTNFELVCQWRHLKNAGNSGIFVWTIPSSLEKLTGPGLPQGIEVQVLDLGYKEQYEKGGNRKADWFTCHGDVFPVGAAKMTPFPPTAPNGARSFPSKELSKGTGEWNHYYVRAINGEVRLWVNGEEVSGGTGCSPATGFLCLESEGSPVEFRGLKIRELP from the coding sequence ATGCAGATTCGACTGCTGAGCCTGGCGATCGCCGCGGTGTTAACCACCCTCGGTATGACACATCTCCGCGCGGAAGAACCCGTGACCAAGGCCTTCGTCAACGGCGAGGGACCAGGCTGGGTTGCCCTGGGGAAGGATGACTTCACGAAAGTCAACAGCGAAGACGATACCTGGACGTTCCACGAGAACGGCCTGATCGAATGCACCGGCAAGCCTGTCAGCGTGACTCGTAGCGTAAAGGAGTACACGAATTTCGAGCTGGTTTGCCAGTGGCGACACTTGAAGAATGCCGGTAACAGCGGGATCTTCGTATGGACCATTCCTTCCTCGCTGGAAAAGCTAACTGGCCCAGGGCTTCCGCAGGGGATTGAAGTGCAAGTGCTCGATCTGGGTTACAAAGAACAGTACGAGAAAGGTGGCAATCGCAAGGCCGACTGGTTCACGTGTCACGGCGATGTCTTCCCGGTCGGTGCGGCCAAGATGACCCCGTTTCCTCCAACGGCACCTAACGGCGCGCGTAGCTTTCCTTCTAAAGAACTGAGCAAGGGAACCGGCGAGTGGAACCACTACTACGTCCGTGCCATCAACGGGGAAGTCCGATTGTGGGTTAACGGCGAAGAAGTATCCGGCGGCACGGGTTGCTCGCCAGCGACGGGCTTTTTGTGCCTGGAATCGGAAGGCTCGCCCGTGGAGTTCCGCGGCTTGAAGATTCGTGAGCTTCCATAA
- a CDS encoding Gfo/Idh/MocA family protein, with protein sequence MTKPRLNRRSFLKSSSATAAAAFALGPVLHVSGQETASKEKLNIGIIGAGGRGASNTGGVAGENIYTLCDTNPDVLQQTKSRYPNAKTCSDWREVIADKQVDAVVISTADHHHALASIAAMRAGKHIYCEKPLAHTVKEARAMQNVYAEKKGTLATQMGTQIHATENYRRVVELIAAGAIGPVTEAHVWCSRTINPVEPAVLPEQSVPEGFNWDTWLGPAEMRPYNEAYWKGGNLNWNRRWEFGNGVLGDMGSHLIDLPFWALSLKHPTTIQSEGPAPDTVACPPWQVITWEHPAREGNANWSKPTKVVWYHGPEGMQRRSEYLQPLVGNDTTINQWGIGVAFIGEQGVLVADYGKLVLSPGDKFKDYPAPENRIAPSLGHYKEWLHAAKTGGESLCNFSYSGALIEHNLLGNVAHRAGKKLEWDAENLRITNAPEAAKLLTKSYRDGWGI encoded by the coding sequence ATGACCAAACCCAGGCTCAATCGACGTTCGTTCCTGAAGTCTTCCAGCGCTACCGCCGCTGCAGCATTTGCACTGGGGCCTGTCCTGCATGTCAGCGGGCAAGAGACTGCTTCCAAAGAGAAGTTGAACATCGGAATCATCGGTGCCGGTGGACGCGGTGCTTCCAATACCGGTGGCGTGGCGGGCGAGAACATTTACACCCTATGCGATACCAATCCTGACGTGCTCCAACAGACCAAGTCGCGTTATCCAAACGCGAAGACGTGCAGCGATTGGCGGGAAGTGATCGCCGACAAGCAAGTCGATGCTGTCGTGATCAGCACGGCCGACCATCACCACGCATTGGCATCAATCGCCGCGATGCGTGCCGGCAAGCATATCTACTGCGAGAAGCCGTTAGCTCACACGGTGAAAGAAGCCAGGGCGATGCAAAACGTGTACGCCGAAAAGAAGGGGACGCTCGCAACCCAAATGGGAACGCAGATCCACGCGACTGAGAACTATCGCCGTGTGGTCGAACTGATTGCCGCCGGCGCGATCGGCCCTGTGACAGAAGCGCACGTGTGGTGTAGCCGCACAATCAATCCCGTCGAGCCTGCCGTTCTTCCAGAGCAGTCCGTTCCTGAGGGGTTCAACTGGGATACCTGGCTCGGGCCAGCCGAGATGCGACCCTACAACGAAGCCTATTGGAAAGGTGGCAACCTGAATTGGAATCGCCGCTGGGAATTCGGCAACGGCGTGCTCGGCGATATGGGAAGTCATTTGATCGACTTGCCATTCTGGGCATTGAGTTTGAAGCACCCAACAACGATTCAATCGGAAGGTCCCGCACCTGACACTGTCGCCTGTCCACCCTGGCAGGTCATCACCTGGGAACACCCGGCTCGCGAAGGGAATGCCAACTGGTCGAAACCGACGAAGGTCGTTTGGTACCATGGTCCCGAAGGAATGCAGCGCCGCAGCGAATACCTGCAGCCGTTAGTTGGCAATGACACGACCATCAACCAGTGGGGGATCGGTGTTGCGTTTATCGGCGAGCAGGGCGTTCTGGTGGCTGATTACGGTAAGCTCGTCCTGTCGCCAGGCGATAAGTTCAAAGACTATCCAGCCCCTGAGAATCGCATCGCACCAAGCTTGGGGCACTACAAAGAATGGTTGCATGCTGCCAAGACGGGTGGCGAGTCGCTATGTAACTTCAGCTACTCGGGTGCCCTGATTGAACACAACCTGCTTGGCAATGTGGCCCATCGGGCCGGTAAGAAGCTAGAGTGGGATGCTGAAAATCTTCGAATCACCAATGCCCCAGAGGCTGCCAAGCTGCTGACAAAATCGTATCGTGATGGTTGGGGCATCTAG